TGGCCTTTAATCCCGATTACAATAATTCCGGCACGCCTGGATTCGGAAAAATATACGTCTCCAGTTCCCAATACACCGGCAATGGCGCACTTCACAGCAGCGGCGGCAGCAGCAATGGCGTTCCCATCAATCGAGTGGAAGAATACACCACCACGAATCCGGCCAACCCCACGACCGCCAACACCACCTTCACCAAAACCATTTTGCAGTACAACAACAACGGCATGAATAATCACACCATCGATGGCATTGGTTTCGATCCGACCGCCACCGGGGAAGATCGTTACGATTTATACATTAGCACGGGCAACGGCTCGTTCACCAATCCTTACAACGGCGGCGTTAACGGAACCGCCGCCAGTCCCACCGCGGTCACGGGCATGCCTTCGCAAAATCCGGCCGATGTAAAAGGCAAAATATTGCGGGTCGATGTCAATTCCACGCTGGCGGATGCCTACCCCACCGATCCAAATAAAAACTTTGCCATTCCGGCTTCCAATCCCGTGCTGGCGTTCAATGCCGCGCATCCGTCCACGCCGCTCCAAGGCTCCAACACTGCCAGCAGCCCCATCGGCACGCCGAACACTCCCGCCTTGCCGGAAGTTTGGGTGACGGGTTTGCGGAATGGATACCGTTTCACCTTCGATCGCGCCACCGGCAACATGTACATCGGCGATGTCGGCGAAAGCGCCGTCGAAGAAGTCGACTTTATTAAAGCCGGCAGCAACACAGGCACCGGCGCCAGCGCAGTGAATAGCCACGGCCCCGTCGATTTTGGCTGGCCGGAAAAAGAAGGCACGTCAAACTCCACGACCGTCAGCGGCGCACCCCACGGCGCCACCAATCCCTTCACCGGCGCCACGTCGTTGCAGCCCATTCAACAATTTGCGCACACCGGCGGCAACGCCGTGATCGGCGGTTACGTT
The genomic region above belongs to Pirellulales bacterium and contains:
- a CDS encoding PEP-CTERM sorting domain-containing protein (PEP-CTERM proteins occur, often in large numbers, in the proteomes of bacteria that also encode an exosortase, a predicted intramembrane cysteine proteinase. The presence of a PEP-CTERM domain at a protein's C-terminus predicts cleavage within the sorting domain, followed by covalent anchoring to some some component of the (usually Gram-negative) cell surface. Many PEP-CTERM proteins exhibit an unusual sequence composition that includes large numbers of potential glycosylation sites. Expression of one such protein has been shown restore the ability of a bacterium to form floc, a type of biofilm.), with product MPELMRSHRAWVWGLCWAGAFLFAATASAVDYKIERVAAGLDQPNAVTQAPGDPSNIIYYTERSANTVQGFNEVNQMGMLMRYDTTLAGTSGYVGTPVIDLSGRNIFNDDGLEGVAFNPDYNNSGTPGFGKIYVSSSQYTGNGALHSSGGSSNGVPINRVEEYTTTNPANPTTANTTFTKTILQYNNNGMNNHTIDGIGFDPTATGEDRYDLYISTGNGSFTNPYNGGVNGTAASPTAVTGMPSQNPADVKGKILRVDVNSTLADAYPTDPNKNFAIPASNPVLAFNAAHPSTPLQGSNTASSPIGTPNTPALPEVWVTGLRNGYRFTFDRATGNMYIGDVGESAVEEVDFIKAGSNTGTGASAVNSHGPVDFGWPEKEGTSNSTTVSGAPHGATNPFTGATSLQPIQQFAHTGGNAVIGGYVYQGPVASLQGQYFFSDFVTGTIRMLNVSGGAGNFDPTSDPSTFNGANGTITNETSLWNSLLFDPNNPSAINGLGHVVSFGEDNQGNLFIVDFGGNAGDTGFGNATGEYPAANLGAIFEIVPVPEPAGITLLTIGGLLLLRRRRRPIF